One window from the genome of Nicotiana sylvestris chromosome 9, ASM39365v2, whole genome shotgun sequence encodes:
- the LOC138877645 gene encoding uncharacterized protein gives MGRIKMMFEQMMKKNADSDAPLASYNTSIRNFEVQLSQISQSLNTFPKGALPSDTVVNPKDGNNVRHVMAVTTRSGRGGNVNASKQKEILRDEVDLQEDDIPLVVENVTDENVNELAKQKNENQFKKFIDMMKSLSINLPLVEALEQMPGYAKFMKNLVIKKRSMDCETIKITHQVSAIVHSMALKLEDPDAFTIGSANFAKALCDLGASINLIPYSVFKTLGIGKPRETTMRLQMANRTMKRPLGIVDDVLVRVDKFILPTDFVILVCEVDYKVLIILG, from the exons atggggagaatcaaaatgatgtttgaacagatgatgaaaaagaatgctgacTCTGATGCCCCGTTGGCATCttacaatacttcaatcagaaacttcgAGGTTCAATTaagccaaatctcacaatccttgaatactttccctaagggggctctacctagtgatacagtAGTCAACCCGAAGGATGGGAACAATGTCAGGCATgtaatggcggtaactacaagaagtggacgaggcggtaatgtgaatgcctccaaacaaaaagaaattttgcgtGATGAAGTTGATTTGCAAGAGGATGATATCCCTTTGGTGGTTGAGAATGTGactgatgagaatgtgaatga gcttgcgaagcagaaaaatgagaaccagtttaagaagtttattgacatgatgaagagcttatcaattaatttgcctttggtggaggctctagaacaaatgccgGGGTACGCCAAGTTCATGAAAAACTTGGTGataaagaaaagatccatggattgtgagaccatcaagattacccaccaagttagtgcaatagtgcactccaTGGCTCTGAAGCTAGAAGATCCCGACGCTTTTACCATTGGAAGTGCaaactttgcaaaagctctatgtgatttgggggcaagtatcaacttgatacCTTACtccgttttcaagactttgggtattgggaaaccgaGGGAGACTacaatgaggttgcaaatggcgaaTAGAACTATGAAAAGGCCGCTTGGTATTGtagatgatgttcttgttcgggtggacaaattcattttgcctactgattttgtgATATTGGTTTGTGAGGTAGATTATAAGGTTCTAATCATATTGGGATAA